The Oryzias latipes chromosome 1, ASM223467v1 genome contains a region encoding:
- the LOC111947450 gene encoding mucin-17-like gives MTERVFMALGTIDDVLANQKRQYFSQMQSAISHWDYLKQKDIIEFESLLKQMLCVDSKDRITPEEALNHNFISMNHLSKSEAHPYVRSAHRLMSVCQDTENGKSATTNNKTDHTETSTDISAFSAAKLTAQKSAETQNTYELTEREKQSPAQNSPKKHKTQETVIHVKPYIPVDTETNSKASEWVVESSSSSGGKNMEASTKPTSCKKKKVPRSSPVEKTQHEVQLPAHNTPRILKPQETVIHVKPCSPVENQRSKRPLKVETETNIKAPERIVESSSSSGGKNMEASTKPTSCRKKKVPRSAAAKNTEREEQSQAQNSPKKRKTQETVIHVKPYIPVETETNSKASEWVVESSSSSGGKNMEASTKPTSCKKKKVPRSAAVEKTQHEVQLPAQNSPRILKPQETVIHVKPYSPVEIQGSKRPLKVETEINIKVSERIVESSSSSGGKNMEASTKPTSCKKKKVPRSVAVEKTQHEVQLPAQNSKGKTKKSFMSRITALFSRIWPFSKK, from the coding sequence ATGACAGAACGTGTTTTCATGGCTCTTGGCACAATAGATGATGTGCTAGCCAATCAGAAACGTCAGTATTTCAGCCAAATGCAGTCTGCCATTAGCCACTGGgattatttaaagcaaaaagatATAATAGAATTTGAATCCCTATTAAAGCAGATGCTGTGTGTTGATTCAAAGGACAGAATTACTCCAGAAGAAGCTCTAAACCATAATTTTATTAGCATGAATCATCTTTCTAAAAGCGAAGCACATCCTTATGTAAGATCAGCACATAGACTCATGTCTGTCTGCCAAGACACTGAAAATGGAAAATCTGCAACCACAAATAACAAAACTGACCATACGGAAACTAGTACAGACATTTCAGCATTTAGTGCAGCAAAGCTAACTGCTCAaaaatctgcagaaacacagaatACTTATGAACTGACTGAGCGTGAAAAACAGTCACCGGCGCAAAACTCTCCAAAAAAACATAAGACTCAAGAAACTGTTATTCACGTGAAACCCTATATTCCCGTTGACACTGAGACCAACAGTAAAGCCTCAGAATGGGTCGTAGAAAGCAGCAGCTCTTCTGGTGGAAAAAACATGGAAGCTTCAACAAAGCCAACCTcatgcaaaaagaagaaagttccTCGCTCTTCACCTGTGGAAAAGACTCAGCATGAAGTACAGTTACCAGCGCATAACACACCTAGAATACTAAAACCTCAAGAAACTGTCATTCATGTGAAGCCCTGTAGTCCAGTTGAAAATCAAAGATCCAAAAGACCACTCAAAGTGGAGACTGAGACCAACATTAAAGCCCCAGAAAGGATCGTAGAAAGCAGCAGCTCTTCTGGTGGGAAAAACATGGAAGCTTCAACAAAGCCAACCTCATGCAGAAAGAAGAAAGTTCCACGCTCTGCAGCTGCGAAAAACACTGAGCGTGAAGAACAGTCACAGGCGCAAAACTCTCCAAAAAAACGTAAGACTCAAGAGACTGTTATTCACGTGAAACCCTATATTCCCGTTGAGACTGAGACCAACAGTAAAGCCTCAGAATGGGTCGTAGAAAGCAGCAGCTCTTCTGGTGGAAAAAACATGGAAGCTTCAACAAAGCCAACCTcatgcaaaaagaagaaagttccCCGCTCTGCAGCTGTGGAAAAGACTCAGCATGAAGTACAGTTACCGGCGCAAAACTCACCTAGAATACTAAAACCTCAAGAAACTGTCATTCACGTAAAGCCCTATAGTCCAGTTGAGATTCAAGGATCCAAAAGACCACTCAAAGTGGAGACTGAGATCAACATTAAAGTCTCAGAAAGGATCGTAGAAAGCAGCAGCTCTTCTGGTGGGAAAAACATGGAAGCTTCAACAAAGCCAACCTcatgcaaaaagaagaaagttccCCGCTCTGTAGCTGTGGAAAAGACTCAGCATGAAGTACAGTTACCGGCGCAAAACTCTAAGGGGAAAACTAAAAAGTCATTCATGTCAAGAATTACAGCACTGTTTTCTAGAATATGGccattttccaaaaaataa